Below is a window of Leuconostoc gasicomitatum LMG 18811 DNA.
TGCTTCCGCAAGAGACGCTGAATTTCTTGTTCATTAATCTCATGTGTATCTAGTGTAACACTTTGATTCACAAAACCTGCTAATGTGACTTCATCAACGCCATATGTCATATGCATCGCTACCAGAAAGTTGCGATGTTTGTTTACTTCTGTTAGATTTGTGCCACGAATCATAGCCGAAAAATCATCAAATTTAAAATCGCTTTCATCGATTTGTAATGTCGCTTCTTGATAAACTAATGGTGTGGTTGGTATGCTTAAATCATTTTGATGTTGAAAAACCTGTAGAAAGCGTGCCGAAATATCAGTTCCTATTAATTTTTCCTGCCCTTGTATATCATAACGATTTTCAAGTATTAAATATCGTTCCTCACCAACAAATTTATATAGCAAACCAGACAATAATTGTTCTTTAAAAAATTTATCTGCTGACAAGGGCGTTAAAATCCGATAGCCATAAACTTCACCTCTTGCATCCTGCTCATAAACTGTTCGAATTAAGCCTGCTGCCTCTAAACGTCGACGACATTTAACAAAATTTGGCAAACTAATATTTAAACTATCTATTATAAAATTATGATCTTGTCGCTTAAGATGCTCTTTAGTAAAAGGTAATTCATTCACCAATAAATGATACAGTGCATAACTCGTTGCACCAATAAAAGGTAAGTATAAATTAAATACCCGATCTAAATCATCAACAGTGATTAAATGATCGCTTCTAAAAAAAGCGCCAGCTGTCGCATGGAATTCAATTGTTTCATTATTTTGTGCCATATTTGGGAGCAATTTCCTTGAGTTCTGTCATCAAGTTTTTGATTTGTTTTTCTAAAAATGCCTGATCGCCATTATTATCTAATACGTAATCTGCGCGTGCGATTTTATCTGCGAGCGGCATCTGTGAATTAATACGATTTTTAGCCTTGGCATCATCTAAATTATCTCTTGCTTTAACACGGTTTATTTGTGTTTGTGAATCGGTGGTTACAACTACAACTTTATCGATGTAATCGTTATTTTTATAGCCACGCTCAAATAAGAGCGGGACATCAATTATCAGCACAGGTACTTTTTGTGAACGCCAAAAAGCAATTTTATCTGCCATTGCTGAATTAATTACTGGCTGCATGATAGCGTTCAATCGCGTTAATTCAGCTTTGTTACTAAATACAATATCACCTAATTTATGTCGGTCCAGCATCCCATTTTTAATAATATCTGGTCCAAAAGTTAATTTTATATTTTCTAACGTGTGCGTTCCTGGTTCCACGACTTCTCTAGCTACCACATCAGCATCTACAATCGGAAACCCTGCATCGCGCAGTATTTTACTAACAGTCGATTTGCCGGTACCAATACCACCTGTTAAACCAATGATTAACATTATACAGCCACGCTTTCCGACATAGCCAGCGTGAATAGATGACGGGAATAAGAAACACGAGTGGCGTTAAGATAGGGAACAATATAGATATAAGCCAGTCCACCAGTCAAAATCCCTATTATGTGCCAACCTATAAAACTTAATTCTAATAAAAATAATTCCCATTTACGACCAGCCATTACTCGCCGACTAACCTTAATATAATCTGTTAATTGTCCTTGTCGTGTGCCATTTTCAATATCAATTTTATATGCAAAATAAGTTTGTGAATACGAAAATAATTTAACAATTCCAGGAACAATAAATAACAGCGTCCATAAGAATATCAACATACTCTGAACAATTGTTAACAACAAAGTATGTAAAAAATTGCCACGATTAAAAATTTGAAGAGCATCTTTAAACGTTGGTAGTTCTTTTGGATTCTCATACCATTCAATCAATGTCCAACTAGCAGTCCAAATAAATATCAGTTGAATTGCATCACTTAAAACACTCTCGACAATGGAAAAAACTTGTTGTAAAGCACTATCATTATCATTGGTCACAGCCGTACTACTTGGCATTTGTGATAAACCTCTGAAACTCATGATAATCGCATACATCATCATGAGTAGTGTTATGACGTTTAAAATGGTGAAGATAATTGGTGCAATATTAATTTTAATGGCAGTTTTAAAATGACCATGATATAAATGACGTGCCTCACGTTTCACTTCGCGGATACTAATTGGTTCTGTTGATTTCATCGATTCTCCTATCATGAGTCATTTGACAAGCAGGGCAAAAGGTTGTGCCCCGTTGGCCAACCTTTATTTTTACCATTGTCGTGCCACAACGTAAACACGGCTGTCCCACACGACCATAGGCCTGTAATTCATTTTGAAACTGGCCAACTTCCCCAAACACATTGCTAAAACTATGCACTGTTGTGCCATGATGCGCAATAGCACGTTTCATTTCTGCGATAATATTTTCTCGAAGTAGCGACAGTTCACGCACTGTTAACGTTTTTGTCGGTGTTTCTGGATGAATTTTACTTTGCCATAACACTTCGTCAGCATAAATATTGCCAATGCCTGCAATCTGATTTTGATCTAACAAAAAACTCTTGACCGGTTTTTTAGATCGCGAAAAAATGTCTACCATGTAGTCTAAAGCCAAATCTTTTTCTGTTGGTTCTGGTCCAAGTTTAGCAAGAGATGGGACATCATTTATCTCAAAATGCGTATTTGTGAGCGTCATTCGACCAAAACGACGCGTGTCATTATAAAATACGCGACGCTGATCTAATAATTCAAAGATGATTTCCGTATGTTTATACGGCCTCGTCTCAATTGATTCAACAGAATATTGTCCCTCCATCCGTAAATGTGACACAATAGTATGGCCGTTGGACAAGCGTAATAACAAATACTTGCCACGGCGATCAATTGCTGTAAATGAAGCATTTGTTACGCCCGTTATAAATGCTTGTGAATCGCCGTTGATCAACTTAGGATATAGTAAGTGAACCTGCGTAATTTGACCACCAACAATTAATTTTTCTAAACCGCGACGAACCGTTTCAACCTCAGGTAATTCTGGCATAATACTCCCTAAATACTTTTAACTAAGTGTTTTGAATTAACAAAGCTAACTTTTGGGCTAACTTTACTTCATGAAAATAACATGAAAATGTATAGTACTAATTTTACCACACTCCCGCTGTACCATTTTCGATAACCGTATAAAAAAGAAGCATATATTGTTCAAACAATATATGCTTCTTTTTTGATATAAGCAAATATTATGCTAACTCAGCGATGGTGGCCCCATCACCACCAGCATTAGCACTAGCAAAATGAAATGATTTCACCCGACGGTCTGAACGAAGAAACTCGCTTACACCTTTTCGAAGCGCACCTGTTCCTTTACCATGGATAATTTCTACCGTACCAAGATTAGCTAAAACAGCTGTATCTAAATAACGATCAAGTTCTGCTAATGCCGCTTCATAACGTACACCGCGCAAGTTTAAGCTAGCACTGGCATTGCCACGTGCAGCACTAGTCATCGTACTTGTTTTAACAAATTTTTTCCTTTTCTGCTTAGTTTTAACTTGCTGCGCCTTGGCAGTTGCTTCAGTTTTGACAATGTCATCTTCGTCCACAAGCATTTTTAAAATACCCATTTCGACTTCCCATTGCCCGTTACTATGCTGTTTAACTAATATTCCTTGTTGATTATATGATTTAACTACTATTTCATCGCCCGTTGCCAATGCTTTAGCAAGTTTAGCTTTTTGTAAGACTTTATTTTTTTCTAAACTGTCATTTTGACGTAGTTTATCAAACTGCCCCTTCTTAACCTGCAAATCTTGTTCACTTAAACTGCCAGCCTGCTGACCCACATTCAGACGTTCCTTACGAATTTCAGATATCAGTTGTTCAGCTTGCTTCTTAGTGGATGCTACAATATGATTTGCTTCGTTTTTCGCTTCTAAAACAATTTGGGCACGTTCTTTATCCAACTTACGTTGTTGTTCTGCCAATGATTCTGACCGCTCTGCAGTTGTTTTTAACCGTAACTCTAGTTCAGCGTTATTTTTTTTAACAGCGTCGCGTTGCGTGACTAAATCAATAATCATATCATTTAAGTCTTGATCAGATTCATCAGTTAATGCAGTAGCTGCACCAATAACATCCTCACCAAGACCTAGGCGCTTAGCAATGGCTAATGCATTTGATTGTCCTGGTACGCCCATCAAAAATTGATAAGTTGGTTTTAATGTTTCGACATCAAAAACCATA
It encodes the following:
- a CDS encoding replication initiation and membrane attachment family protein, whose amino-acid sequence is MAQNNETIEFHATAGAFFRSDHLITVDDLDRVFNLYLPFIGATSYALYHLLVNELPFTKEHLKRQDHNFIIDSLNISLPNFVKCRRRLEAAGLIRTVYEQDARGEVYGYRILTPLSADKFFKEQLLSGLLYKFVGEERYLILENRYDIQGQEKLIGTDISARFLQVFQHQNDLSIPTTPLVYQEATLQIDESDFKFDDFSAMIRGTNLTEVNKHRNFLVAMHMTYGVDEVTLAGFVNQSVTLDTHEINEQEIQRLLRKQITRKVAIETVDKQSEPKVTVPEIKNTEARALIEIASTTNAQDFLGYVKTTLKNGLVLKNERDLVDYLISQSTLSMSVVNILVHYVLIGLQNDSLKAALVTTIADSWTQNRVDSPEKALIQIQQRQKANQARQEKRFSRSQKSEKTTPKFVKANANPPQTKAKVETNANNDEAAAALAKLKNIKTKN
- a CDS encoding DUF975 family protein, whose translation is MKSTEPISIREVKREARHLYHGHFKTAIKINIAPIIFTILNVITLLMMMYAIIMSFRGLSQMPSSTAVTNDNDSALQQVFSIVESVLSDAIQLIFIWTASWTLIEWYENPKELPTFKDALQIFNRGNFLHTLLLTIVQSMLIFLWTLLFIVPGIVKLFSYSQTYFAYKIDIENGTRQGQLTDYIKVSRRVMAGRKWELFLLELSFIGWHIIGILTGGLAYIYIVPYLNATRVSYSRHLFTLAMSESVAV
- the mutM gene encoding bifunctional DNA-formamidopyrimidine glycosylase/DNA-(apurinic or apyrimidinic site) lyase, which gives rise to MPELPEVETVRRGLEKLIVGGQITQVHLLYPKLINGDSQAFITGVTNASFTAIDRRGKYLLLRLSNGHTIVSHLRMEGQYSVESIETRPYKHTEIIFELLDQRRVFYNDTRRFGRMTLTNTHFEINDVPSLAKLGPEPTEKDLALDYMVDIFSRSKKPVKSFLLDQNQIAGIGNIYADEVLWQSKIHPETPTKTLTVRELSLLRENIIAEMKRAIAHHGTTVHSFSNVFGEVGQFQNELQAYGRVGQPCLRCGTTMVKIKVGQRGTTFCPACQMTHDRRIDEINRTN
- the coaE gene encoding dephospho-CoA kinase (Dephospho-CoA kinase (CoaE) performs the final step in coenzyme A biosynthesis.); translation: MLIIGLTGGIGTGKSTVSKILRDAGFPIVDADVVAREVVEPGTHTLENIKLTFGPDIIKNGMLDRHKLGDIVFSNKAELTRLNAIMQPVINSAMADKIAFWRSQKVPVLIIDVPLLFERGYKNNDYIDKVVVVTTDSQTQINRVKARDNLDDAKAKNRINSQMPLADKIARADYVLDNNGDQAFLEKQIKNLMTELKEIAPKYGTK